The following coding sequences lie in one Arabidopsis thaliana chromosome 3, partial sequence genomic window:
- a CDS encoding uncharacterized protein (BEST Arabidopsis thaliana protein match is: ARM repeat superfamily protein (TAIR:AT2G35630.1); Has 19 Blast hits to 19 proteins in 8 species: Archae - 0; Bacteria - 0; Metazoa - 0; Fungi - 0; Plants - 19; Viruses - 0; Other Eukaryotes - 0 (source: NCBI BLink).), whose amino-acid sequence MGPAVKKASKGILSDVLKCLTNNIKHMREFTLAVVDKMVAGLSDFVDATHLLKPASNRSDGPTRRSAKNSGRMPFRDLESQWTRHDGNEYQRYKRLITSSCA is encoded by the exons ATGGGACCAGCTGTCAAGAAGGCGAGCAAG GGAATTTTGTCTGATGTTCTGAAATGCCTCACTAACAACATAAAGCACATGAGAGAATTTACCTTGGCTGTTGTTGATAAAATG GTTGCTGGATTAAGTGACTTTGTGGATGCTACACATTTACTGAAACCTGCAAGTAACCGCAGTGATG GACCAACCAGAAGATCTGCGAAAAATAGTGGAAGGATGCCTTTCCGAGATCTGGAGAGTCAGTGGACAAGACACG ATGGAAATGAATATCAAAGATATAAAAGGCTCATCACTAGCTCTTGTGCTTGA
- a CDS encoding uncharacterized protein (unknown protein; Has 2 Blast hits to 1 proteins in 1 species: Archae - 0; Bacteria - 0; Metazoa - 0; Fungi - 0; Plants - 2; Viruses - 0; Other Eukaryotes - 0 (source: NCBI BLink).): MEISEAFSQGRVMVDERFGSGQKLVIDADVELFSSIPGLGFAAWESDIIFLRIDVEVAAKGMSLDDHKYCLPNIECWVACLVKVLTTVQADVLECIKTTKARRGQYELRQNTCVFEAGFMTQFGFRTGVKRFLSAALGQILKKGLELVLCNQTKVEFNAYLCGETKAKCLEGFTVKRNDNIVKWRFVELSLAKQANDDKANSKSNSD; the protein is encoded by the exons ATGGAGATCTCTGAAGCGTTTTCACAAGGAAGAGTGATGGTTGACGAGAGATTCGGTTCAGGTCAGAAATTGGTAATAGATGCAGATGTCGAGCTGTTTTCAAGCATACCGGGTTTAGGTTTTGCAG CTTGGGAAAGTGACATCATATTCCTAAGAATTGATGTGGAAGTTGCTGCAAAGGGAATGTCTCTTGATGATCACAAGTATTG TCTCCCTAATATCGAGTGTTGGGTGGCGTGTCTTGTTAAGGTTTTAACAACGGTACAAGCGGATGTTCTAGAATG TATCAAGACTACAAAGGCACGAAGAGGTCAATATGAGTTGAGGCAAAACACTTGTGTGTTTGAGGCTGGTTTTATGACTCAGTTTG GTTTTAGAACTGGTGTTAAAAGGTTCTTGAGTGCTGCTCTTGGTCAAATTCTCAAGAAAGGACTCGAGTTGGTTTTGTGTAATCAAACCAAGGTGGAGTTTAATGCCTATCTCTGTGGTGAAACAAAAGCCAAATGTCTGGAAGGTTTCACTGTGAAACGTAACGACAACATCGTGAA GTGGAGATTTGTGGAGTTGAGTCTTGCTAAACAAGCAAATGATGACAAGGCTAACTCAAAGAGTAACTCAGATTGA
- the CSLC04 gene encoding Cellulose-synthase-like C4 (Cellulose-synthase-like C4 (CSLC04); FUNCTIONS IN: cellulose synthase activity, transferase activity, transferring glycosyl groups; INVOLVED IN: biological_process unknown; LOCATED IN: plasma membrane; EXPRESSED IN: 24 plant structures; EXPRESSED DURING: 13 growth stages; CONTAINS InterPro DOMAIN/s: Glycosyl transferase, family 2 (InterPro:IPR001173); BEST Arabidopsis thaliana protein match is: Cellulose-synthase-like C5 (TAIR:AT4G31590.1); Has 5595 Blast hits to 5589 proteins in 1569 species: Archae - 192; Bacteria - 4449; Metazoa - 13; Fungi - 97; Plants - 511; Viruses - 16; Other Eukaryotes - 317 (source: NCBI BLink).), which translates to MAPNSVAVTMEKPDNFSLLEINGSDPSSFPDKRKSISPKQFSWFLLLKAHRLISCLSWLVSSVKKRIAFSAKNINEEEDPKSRGKQMYRFIKACLVISIIALSIEIVAHFKKWNLDLINRPSWEVYGLVEWSYMAWLSFRSDYIAPLVISLSRFCTVLFLIQSLDRLVLCLGCFWIKFKKIEPKLTEESIDLEDPSSFPMVLIQIPMCNEREVYEQSIGAASQLDWPKDRILIQVLDDSDDPNLQLLIKEEVSVWAEKGVNIIYRHRLIRTGYKAGNLKSAMTCDYVKDYEFVTIFDADFTPNPDFLKKTVPHFKGNPELGLVQARWSFVNKDENLLTRLQNINLCFHFEVEQQVNGVFLNFFGFNGTAGVWRIKALEESGGWLERTTVEDMDIAVRAHLNGWKFIYLNDVEVTCELPESYEAYKKQQHRWHSGPMQLFRLCLPSIIKSKISVWKKANLIFLFFLLRKLILPFYSFTLFCIILPLTMFIPEAELPLWIICYVPIFISLLNILPSPKSFPFLVPYLLFENTMSITKFNAMISGLFQFGSAYEWVVTKKTGRSSESDLLAFAEKEEKLHRRNSESGLELLSKLKEQETNLVGQETVKKSLGGLMRPKNKKKTNMVFKKELGLAFLLLTAAARSFLSAHGLHFYFLLFQGLSFLVVGLDLIGEQIS; encoded by the exons ATGGCTCCAAATTCAGTAGCAGTGACAATGGAGAAGCCAGACAACTTCTCTTTACTAGAGATCAACGGCTCAGATCCATCCTCATTCCCCGACAAACGTAAATCCATCAGTCCAAAACAATTCTCATGGTTCCTTCTTCTCAAAGCTCATAGACTCATCTCGTGTCTCTCGTGGCTAGTCTCTTCGGTTAAAAAGCGAATCGCGTTCTCCGCGAAGAACAttaacgaagaagaagatcctaAAAGCAGAGGAAAACAAATGTACAGATTCATCAAAGCTTGTCTTGTCATCTCCATTATTGCCTTGTCCATAGAAATCGTTGCACATTTCAAGAAATGGAATCTTGATCTCATTAACCGACCGTCTTGGGAGGTTTACGGGCTTGTCGAATGGTCGTACATGGCTTGGCTCTCGTTTCGATCCGATTACATCGCTCCTCTTGTCATCAGTCTCTCCAGATTCTGCACTGTACTCTTTTTGATTCAGTCTCTTGATCGGTTAGTCCTCTGTCTCGGTTGCTTTTGgatcaaatttaaaaagatCGAACCTAAGCTCACCGAAGAATCTATCGATTTAGAAGACCCCTCCAGTTTCCCAATGGTCCTTATTCAGATCCCAATGTGCAACGAACGAGAG gTGTATGAACAATCAATAGGAGCAGCTTCACAACTTGATTGGCCAAAAGATAGGATCTTAATTCAAGTATTAGATGATTCAGACGATCCAAATTTACAGCTtttgatcaaagaagaagtatCGGTTTGGGCCGAAAAAGGCGTAAACATAATTTACAGGCATAGGTTGATCAGAACTGGTTACAAAGCTGGCAATTTGAAATCAGCCATGACTTGTGATTACGTTAAAGATTACGAGTTTGTGACTATCTTCGACGCAGATTTCACACCAAATCCTGATTTCCTCAAGAAGACTGTTCCTCATTTCAAG GGTAATCCAGAGCTAGGGTTGGTCCAAGCAAGGTGGTCATTTGTGAACAAAGATGAGAATCTCCTCACGAGGctacaaaacataaacttatGTTTCCACTTCGAAGTAGAACAACAAGTGAACGGTGtgtttctcaatttcttcGGATTCAATGGAACCGCTGGAGTATGGAGGATCAAGGCATTGGAAGAATCCGGCGGATGGCTCGAGAGAACCACCGTGGAAGATATGGATATCGCGGTTAGAGCGCATCTCAACGGCTGGAAGTTTATTTACCTTAATGATGTTGAAGTCACTTGCGAGTTGCCAGAGTCTTATGAAGCTTACAAGAAGCAACAACATCGTTGGCATTCCGGTCCTATGCAGCTGTTCCGGTTATGCCTTCCTTCAATTATCAAATCAAAG aTATCGGTTTGGAAGAAGGCGAATTtgatcttccttttctttcttctaagGAAGCTTATTCTACCATTTTACTCATTCACACTCTTTTGCATTATACTTCCATTGACAATGTTCATACCCGAAGCCGAGCTTCCGTTGTGGATCATCTGCTATGTTCCTATCTTCATTTCGCTTCTCAACATTCTCCCGTCACCTAAATCTTTCCCTTTCTTAGTCCCTTACCTTCTTTTCGAAAACACAATGTCAATAACCAAGTTCAACGCCATGATCTCCGGGCTGTTTCAGTTTGGATCGGCTTACGAGTGGGTTGTGACGAAGAAAACCGGGAGATCATCGGAGTCCGATTTGCTAGCGTTTGctgaaaaggaagagaagttgCATAGGAGAAACTCGGAGTCAGGTTTGGAGCTTCTGAGCAAACTTAAGGAGCAAGAGACAAATCTTGTAGGGCAAGAAACCGTGAAGAAGAGCCTTGGAGGGCTAATGAGGccgaagaacaagaagaagacgaacaTGGTGTTCAAGAAAGAGCTCGGGCTTGCGTTCTTGCTGCTAACCGCAGCTGCAAGGAGCTTTCTATCGGCGCACGGTCTTCACTTctactttttgttgtttcagggACTGTCTTTCTTGGTTGTAGGGTTGGATTTGATCGGAGAACAGATCAGCTAG